From Maylandia zebra isolate NMK-2024a linkage group LG11, Mzebra_GT3a, whole genome shotgun sequence, one genomic window encodes:
- the fzd1 gene encoding frizzled-1 encodes MAYNRLLRSALLFLFFILFLNLGIFRVNGQYGGSDRGLSIPEHGFCQPISIPLCTDIAYNETIMPNLLGHTNQEDAGLEVHQFYPLVKVQCSPDLKFFLCSMYAPVCTVLEKALPPCRSLCERARQGCEALMNKFGFQWPDSLACDSFPVHGAGELCVGQNMSDHTEPQPGPYSTERPPTDPGNGQFRCPASLRVPPYLNYRFLGQENCAAPCEPKRSHGMMYFSEEELKFARIWIGIWSVLCCASTLFTVLTYLVDMKRFSYPERPIVFLSGCYTMVSIAYIAGFLLEDKVVCNDKFDNDIKTVVQGTKKEGCTILFMMLYFFSMASSIWWVILALTWFLAAGMKWGHEAIEANSQYFHLAAWAVPAIKTITILAVGQVDGDVLSGVCFVGINSVDALRGFVLAPLFVYLFIGTSFLLAGFVSLFRIRTIMKHDGTKTEKLEKLMVRIGIFSVLYTVPATIVIACYFYEQAFREQWERTWISQTCKTYAVPCPAHSHPNMSPDFTVFMIKYLMTLIVGITSGFWIWSGKTLNSWRRFYTRLANSKQGETTV; translated from the coding sequence ATGGCTTACAACAGACTTCTCCGCTCGGCtttgctttttctgttttttatcctGTTCCTGAACCTGGGGATTTTTCGAGTCAACGGCCAATACGGCGGCAGTGACCGAGGATTGTCTATACCGGAGCACGGATTCTGTCAGCCCATTTCCATCCCCCTGTGCACGGACATCGCCTACAATGAGACTATCATGCCGAACCTGCTGGGCCACACCAACCAGGAGGACGCGGGGCTGGAGGTCCACCAGTTCTACCCGTTGGTGAAAGTGCAGTGCTCCCCGGATTTAAAGTTCTTCCTGTGCTCCATGTATGCCCCCGTGTGCACGGTGCTGGAGAAGGCGCTGCCCCCGTGCCGCTCTCTGTGTGAGCGCGCGCGGCAGGGCTGCGAGGCGCTCATGAACAAGTTCGGCTTCCAGTGGCCCGACAGCCTCGCGTGCGATAGCTTTCCGGTCCACGGCGCGGGGGAGCTGTGCGTCGGCCAGAACATGTCGGACCACACGGAGCCCCAGCCCGGGCCCTACTCCACCGAGCGGCCACCTACTGACCCGGGGAACGGCCAGTTCAGATGCCCGGCCTCGCTCAGGGTGCCTCCCTACCTGAACTACCGCTTCCTCGGGCAGGAGAACTGCGCCGCGCCGTGCGAGCCGAAGAGATCCCACGGGATGATGTACTTCAGCGAGGAGGAGCTCAAATTCGCCCGCATATGGATCGGCATATGGTCAGTGCTGTGTTGTGCTTCCACTTTATTCACGGTGCTCACCTACCTGGTGGACATGAAGCGCTTCAGCTACCCAGAGAGACCCATCGTCTTCCTTTCTGGCTGCTACACCATGGTTTCCATCGCCTACATTGCTGGATTTTTACTGGAGGACAAGGTGGTTTGCAATGACAAGTTTGACAACGACATAAAGACTGTGGTGCAGGGCACCAAAAAGGAGGGCTGCACCATCCTCTTCATGATGCTGTACTTCTTCAGCATGGCCAGCTCGATCTGGTGGGTCATCCTGGCTCTCACCTGGTTCCTGGCAGCAGGAATGAAGTGGGGCCACGAAGCCATCGAGGCCAACTCTCAGTATTTCCACCTGGCGGCCTGGGCCGTTCCTGCCATCAAAACCATCACCATCCTGGCAGTAGGTCAGGTGGATGGAGACGTGCTGAGTGGGGTTTGCTTTGTGGGCATCAACAGCGTGGACGCCCTGCGCGGCTTTGTTCTGGCGCCCCTCTTCGTATACCTGTTTATCGGCACCTCCTTCCTTTTGGCCGGATTCGTGTCCCTGTTTCGAATCCGAACCATCATGAAGCACGACGGCACCAAGacggagaagctggagaaactgatgGTGCGGATAGGCATCTTCAGCGTGCTCTACACCGTGCCGGCCACCATCGTCATCGCCTGCTACTTTTACGAGCAGGCCTTCAGAGAGCAGTGGGAGAGGACGTGGATCAGCCAGACGTGCAAGACGTACGCCGTGCCGTGTCCGGCCCACAGCCACCCCAACATGAGCCCGGACTTCACCGTCTTCATGATCAAGTATCTCATGACGCTCATTGTTGGCATCACTTCTGGCTTCTGGATCTGGTCCGGAAAGACCCTTAACTCCTGGAGGAGGTTTTACACGAGACTGGCCAACAGTAAACAGGGCGAGACCACAGTGTAG